One genomic window of Arachis stenosperma cultivar V10309 chromosome 10, arast.V10309.gnm1.PFL2, whole genome shotgun sequence includes the following:
- the LOC130955509 gene encoding protein CHUP1, chloroplastic-like isoform X2 codes for MMREEKGPKPFIVKLGLALALSFAGFIYSHLRAKRVKPSNNTSSTQGPPSGQGSHTNMGEGIGAALGSVSEGNYSHSEDTCINRVICNNSTIGISHSSKQNEDKNELFLPDRKSSEKDVEATACVSHEKDDYEKEVTKLKNIISMLQEREHSLEVQLLECCGLREQQKSVKELQNRLKISNMEAKMFSLKVQTLQLENHRLQEQVTDHAKVVAELEATKAKVELLQKKLKHEAEHNREQIIILQHRVSKLQEQEQECKAVDCDHDIQLKLQKLKDLESEVEVLRQSNFRLRLENSELAQRLDSTQILANAVLEEAEGDTRKEDIERLRQENERLMKEMEQLQADRCSDVEELVYLRWINACLRYELRNYQPQPGKTVAKDLSRSLSPTSEKKAKKLILEYANTNGEGNIVDFDLDQWFSSQGSSLTDSGEYDDSSSMDNSSTARTNTTGKTKIFSKLRRILHGKDSQVSSQANSGAQSRRSEFTTPTVTSRASFDLSVLSRMKQSDRRNSDSFVLGGSSKISPRGEASDLEKYAKALEDSSASARHQRRRRATSYS; via the exons ATGATGAGAGAAGAGAAGGGGCCAAAGCCTTTCATAGTGAAATTAGGCTTGGCTTTAGCTCTTTCATTTGCTGGATTCATCTACTCTCACCTCAGAGCTAAAAGGGTCAAACCCAGCAATAATACTTCCTCTACTCAGGGGCCTCCTTcag GTCAAGGGAGTCACACTAATATGGGAGAAGGCATAGGAGCAGCGCTAGGTTCTGTTTCAGAAGGAAATTATTCACATAGT GAAGATACATGCATCAACAGGGTTATCTGTAACAATTCAACCATAGGTATCTCTCATAGCAGTAAACAAAATGAAGATAAGAATGAGTTATTCCTTCCTGACAGAAAGTCTTCAGAGAAAGATGTAGAAGCAACAGCATGTGTGAGTCATGAGAAGGATGACTATGAAAAAGAGGTAACAAAGCTCAAAAACATAATTTCAATGCTTCAAGAAAGGGAACATAGTCTTGAGGTTCAACTTCTTGAGTGCTGTGGTCTTAGAGAGCAACAAAAATCAGtgaaggaactgcaaaataGATTGAAGATAAGTAATATGGAGGCAAAGATGTTCAGTCTAAAGGTTCAGACCTTACAATTAGAGAATCATAGATTACAGGAACAGGTGACTGATCATGCAAAAGTGGTTGCTGAGCTTGAGGCCACAAAAGCCAAAGTTGAACTATTGCAGAAGAAACTTAAGCATGAAGCTGAACATAATAGGGAGCAGATCATAATTCTTCAACATAGagtttccaaattgcaagaacaagaacaagaatGCAAAGCTGTTGATTGTGATCATGATATTCAATTAAAGCTGCAAAAGCTGAAGGATCTTGAGTCTGAAGTAGAAGTGTTGAGGCAATCTAATTTCAGATTGCGGCTGGAAAATTCTGAATTAGCTCAAAGATTGGATTCTACACAGATCCTTGCAAATGCTGTTCTGGAAGAAGCAGAG GGGGATACTCGGAAGGAAGATATCGAACGCCTTAGACAAGAGAACGAGAGGTTGATGAAGGAAATGGAACAACTACAAGCTGATCGGTGTTCAGATGTTGAAGAATTAGTGTATTTGAGATGGATAAATGCTTGTTTAAGATATGAACTAAGGAACTACCAGCCCCAACCTGGTAAGACAGTTGCAAAGGATTTAAGTAGAAGCTTAAGTCCTACATCTGAGAAGAAGGCCAAGAAGCTTATACTTGAATATGCAAATACCAATGGAGAAGGGAACATTGTAGATTTTGATTTAGACCAGTGGTTCTCCTCCCAAGGTTCTTCTCTTACAGATTCTGGAGAGTATGATGACTCTTCTTCCATGGATAATTCATCTACTGCCAGAACTAACACCACTGGAAAGACCAAAATTTTTAGCAAGCTTAGGAGAATCTTACATGGCAAAGATAGTCAGGTTTCATCACAAGCAAATTCTGGAGCTCAGAGCCGAAGAAGCGAGTTTACAACTCCCACCGTCACATCTAGAGCTTCCTTTGATTTATCTGTATTGTCTAGGATGAAGCAAAGTGATAGGAGAAACTCAGATAGCTTTGTCCTGGGAGGCTCAAGTAAAATCAGTCCAAGGGGAGAAGCTTCTGATTTGGAGAAATATGCAAAAGCTTTAGAAGATTCTAGTGCGAGCGCTCGACACCAAAGGCGCAGAAGAGCAACATCATATAGTTAG
- the LOC130955509 gene encoding protein CHUP1, chloroplastic-like isoform X1: MMREEKGPKPFIVKLGLALALSFAGFIYSHLRAKRVKPSNNTSSTQGPPSGQGSHTNMGEGIGAALGSVSEGNYSHSQEDTCINRVICNNSTIGISHSSKQNEDKNELFLPDRKSSEKDVEATACVSHEKDDYEKEVTKLKNIISMLQEREHSLEVQLLECCGLREQQKSVKELQNRLKISNMEAKMFSLKVQTLQLENHRLQEQVTDHAKVVAELEATKAKVELLQKKLKHEAEHNREQIIILQHRVSKLQEQEQECKAVDCDHDIQLKLQKLKDLESEVEVLRQSNFRLRLENSELAQRLDSTQILANAVLEEAEGDTRKEDIERLRQENERLMKEMEQLQADRCSDVEELVYLRWINACLRYELRNYQPQPGKTVAKDLSRSLSPTSEKKAKKLILEYANTNGEGNIVDFDLDQWFSSQGSSLTDSGEYDDSSSMDNSSTARTNTTGKTKIFSKLRRILHGKDSQVSSQANSGAQSRRSEFTTPTVTSRASFDLSVLSRMKQSDRRNSDSFVLGGSSKISPRGEASDLEKYAKALEDSSASARHQRRRRATSYS, encoded by the exons ATGATGAGAGAAGAGAAGGGGCCAAAGCCTTTCATAGTGAAATTAGGCTTGGCTTTAGCTCTTTCATTTGCTGGATTCATCTACTCTCACCTCAGAGCTAAAAGGGTCAAACCCAGCAATAATACTTCCTCTACTCAGGGGCCTCCTTcag GTCAAGGGAGTCACACTAATATGGGAGAAGGCATAGGAGCAGCGCTAGGTTCTGTTTCAGAAGGAAATTATTCACATAGT CAGGAAGATACATGCATCAACAGGGTTATCTGTAACAATTCAACCATAGGTATCTCTCATAGCAGTAAACAAAATGAAGATAAGAATGAGTTATTCCTTCCTGACAGAAAGTCTTCAGAGAAAGATGTAGAAGCAACAGCATGTGTGAGTCATGAGAAGGATGACTATGAAAAAGAGGTAACAAAGCTCAAAAACATAATTTCAATGCTTCAAGAAAGGGAACATAGTCTTGAGGTTCAACTTCTTGAGTGCTGTGGTCTTAGAGAGCAACAAAAATCAGtgaaggaactgcaaaataGATTGAAGATAAGTAATATGGAGGCAAAGATGTTCAGTCTAAAGGTTCAGACCTTACAATTAGAGAATCATAGATTACAGGAACAGGTGACTGATCATGCAAAAGTGGTTGCTGAGCTTGAGGCCACAAAAGCCAAAGTTGAACTATTGCAGAAGAAACTTAAGCATGAAGCTGAACATAATAGGGAGCAGATCATAATTCTTCAACATAGagtttccaaattgcaagaacaagaacaagaatGCAAAGCTGTTGATTGTGATCATGATATTCAATTAAAGCTGCAAAAGCTGAAGGATCTTGAGTCTGAAGTAGAAGTGTTGAGGCAATCTAATTTCAGATTGCGGCTGGAAAATTCTGAATTAGCTCAAAGATTGGATTCTACACAGATCCTTGCAAATGCTGTTCTGGAAGAAGCAGAG GGGGATACTCGGAAGGAAGATATCGAACGCCTTAGACAAGAGAACGAGAGGTTGATGAAGGAAATGGAACAACTACAAGCTGATCGGTGTTCAGATGTTGAAGAATTAGTGTATTTGAGATGGATAAATGCTTGTTTAAGATATGAACTAAGGAACTACCAGCCCCAACCTGGTAAGACAGTTGCAAAGGATTTAAGTAGAAGCTTAAGTCCTACATCTGAGAAGAAGGCCAAGAAGCTTATACTTGAATATGCAAATACCAATGGAGAAGGGAACATTGTAGATTTTGATTTAGACCAGTGGTTCTCCTCCCAAGGTTCTTCTCTTACAGATTCTGGAGAGTATGATGACTCTTCTTCCATGGATAATTCATCTACTGCCAGAACTAACACCACTGGAAAGACCAAAATTTTTAGCAAGCTTAGGAGAATCTTACATGGCAAAGATAGTCAGGTTTCATCACAAGCAAATTCTGGAGCTCAGAGCCGAAGAAGCGAGTTTACAACTCCCACCGTCACATCTAGAGCTTCCTTTGATTTATCTGTATTGTCTAGGATGAAGCAAAGTGATAGGAGAAACTCAGATAGCTTTGTCCTGGGAGGCTCAAGTAAAATCAGTCCAAGGGGAGAAGCTTCTGATTTGGAGAAATATGCAAAAGCTTTAGAAGATTCTAGTGCGAGCGCTCGACACCAAAGGCGCAGAAGAGCAACATCATATAGTTAG
- the LOC130955510 gene encoding GDSL esterase/lipase APG-like, with product MVIEKKMKMNRKEVEVVFVIFAFVLLVGWGNAQDTLVPAIITFGDSAVDVGNNDYLPTIFKANYPPYGRDFLNHQPTGRFCNGKLATDITADTLGFKSYAPAYLSPQASGKNLLIGANFASAASGYDEKAAILNHAIPLSVQLNYFKEYQGKLAKVAGSKKAASIIKDALYLLSAGSSDFVQNYYTNPLINKLVTPDQYSSYLVRSFSSFVKDLHKLGARKIGVTSLPPLGCLPAARTLFGFHENGCVSRINNDAQGFNKKINSAAKTLQKQLPGLKIVVFDIYKPLYDLVQSPSKFGFAEARKGCCGTGIVETTSLLCNPKSLGTCSNATQYVFWDSVHPSQAANQVLADALIVQGIALIS from the exons ATGGTTATtgaaaagaagatgaagatgaatagaaaagaagtagaagtagTATTTGTGATATTTGCATTTGTCTTACTTGTAGGATGGGGGAATGCACAAGACACACTTGTGCCTGCAATTATAACATTTGGTGACTCTGCTGTGGATGTTGGCAACAATGACTACCTGCCTACAATTTTCAAGGCTAACTACCCTCCTTATGGAAGGGACTTTCTCAACCATCAACCCACTGGCAGGTTTTGCAATGGCAAATTAGCTACTGATATTACTG CTGACACACTGGGTTTTAAGAGCTATGCACCTGCATATCTTAGCCCACAAGCATCAGGGAAGAACCTTCTTATTGGAGCGAATTTCGCTTCAGCTGCCTCTGGTTATGATGAAAAGGCTGCCATCTTGAAT CATGCAATTCCATTGTCCGTACAGTTGAATTATTTCAAGGAATACCAAGGAAAGCTGGCCAAGGTAGCTGGTAGCAAGAAAGCAGCATCAATCATAAAGGATGCATTGTACTTATTGAGTGCTGGAAGTAGTGACTTTGTCCAAAATTATTATACCAATCCTCTCATCAACAAACTTGTCACTCCTGATCAGTATTCTTCATACCTAGTTAGATCATTCTCAAGTTTTGTTAAG GATTTGCATAAATTGGGAGCTAGGAAAATTGGAGTGACTTCCCTTCCACCATTGGGTTGCCTACCTGCTGCAAGAACCTTGTTCGGATTCCATGAGAATGGTTGCGTCTCAAGAATCAACAATGATGCCCAAGGATTTAACAAGAAAATCAACTCAGCTGCAAAAACTCTCCAAAAGCAACTTCCTGGTCTTAAGATTGTTGTGTTTGATATTTACAAGCCTCTCTATGACCTTGTTCAATCCCCTTCAAAATTTG GTTTCGCCGAGGCAAGGAAAGGCTGCTGTGGAACTGGGATAGTTGAGACAACATCCTTATTGTGCAATCCAAAATCACTAGGAACTTGCTCCAATGCAACTCAGTATGTGTTTTGGGATAGTGTCCATCCTTCTCAAGCTGCAAACCAAGTTCTAGCTGATGCATTGATTGTTCAAGGCATAGCCCTTATCTCATAA